The nucleotide sequence CTGGGCCCACGAGGACGCCGTCGTCGACGCCCTCGGCGTGCCCCCGCCCGACCTCGACGTCGTCGCGGGCGGCCCCCGCCCGGAGCCGACGTTCCTCCAGGTGCCGCCGGTCTGACGAGCGCCCCGTCGTCCACAGGCGGGGTGCGCGGCGGCCCGTGGTGTCCGGGGCTCGTCGTAGCGTCGTCACCGTGAGCACCGCGACCCCCACCAGCGCCGTGGACCTCGGGCCCCTCGTCGACCCCGACTCGCTGGCCGACGAGGCCCGCGAGGTGCTGCGGCGGCTCACGGCGCGGGAGGACGCCGCCTTCCGTCCCGACCAGCTCGAGGCGGTCCGGGCGCTGCTCGTCGAACGGGCCAGGGTCCTCGTGGTCCAGCGCACCGGCTGGGGCAAGTCGGCGGTGTACTTCGTCGCCACGGCCCTGCTGCGGGCCGTCGGCATGGGGCCCACCGTCATCGTCAGCCCGCTGCTGTCGCTCATGCGCAACCAGGTGGAGGCGGCGGCGCGGGCGGGCGTGCGGGCCCACACCGTCAACAGCGGCAACGTGACGGAGTGGCAGCAGGTCCGTGAGCGCCTCGCGGCCGGCGAGGTCGACGTGCTCCTCGTGAGCCCCGAGCGGCTCAACAACCCCGAGTTCCGCGAGTCGTGGCTGCCGGAGCTCACGCGCGACGTCGGTCTCCTCGTCGTCGACGAGGCGCACTGCGTCTCCGACTGGGGCCACGACTTCCGGCCCGACTACCGCCGGATCCGCGACCTGCTCGCCGGCCTGCCGGTCGGCACCCCGGTGCTCGCGACGACCGCGACGGCCAACGCCCGCGTCGTCACCGACGTCACCGAGCAGCTCGCGGCCGGGGCATCCGGTGCCACCCACGAGGTCGTGACCCTGCGCGGCCCGCTCGGGCGGGACTCGCTCCGCCTCGGGGTGCTGCGCCTGCGGGGCGACGACCGGCTGCCGTGGCTGGCCGAGCACCTGTCGGACCTGCCCGGCTCCGGCATCGTCTACACCCTCACGGTCGCGCAGGCGACGGACGTCGCCGAGGCCCTCCGCGCGGCCGGCCACGAGGTCCGCGCGTACTCGGGGCGGACCGACCCGGAGGAGCGGGTGGCGCTCGAGCGGGCGCTCCTCGACAACCGGGTCAAGGCGCTCGTCGCGACGTCTGCGCTCGGCATGGGGTTCGACAAGCCCGACCTCGGCTTCGTCGTCCACCTCGGCGCCCCCGACTCGCCCATCGCGTACTACCAGCAGGTCGGGCGGGCGGGGCGCGCCGTGGCGTCGGCCGACGTCCTGCTGCTGCCGGGCCCGGAGGACGAGTCGATCTGGGCGTGGTTCGCGTCGATGTCCTTCCCCGGGCCCCACAGCGTCCACCGGGTCCTCGACGTCCTCGGGCGGGCCGACCGGCCGCTGTCGACCGCCGCCCTCGAGCCGCGGGTCGAGCTCAAGCGCGGCAAGCTCGAGCTGCTCCTCAAGGTGCTCGACGTCGACGGAGCCGTCAGCCGGGTCCGCGGCGGCTGGGTCGCCACGGGCCAGGAGTGGCACCACGAGTCGGCCCGCTACGCCCGGGTCGAGGCGGCGCGCGCCGCGGAGCAGCAGGCGATGCGCGACTACGTCCGCGACGACACCGGCGTGTGCCGGATGCGCTTCCTGCGTGAGCGGCTCGACGACCCGCACGCCGGCGACTGCGGGCGCTGCGACGTGTGCCTCGGACCGTGGTACCCGACGAGCCTGTCGGGTCAGGGCCGCGACGTCCTCGACGAGGTCCTGCGGCGGCCCGGGGTCGTCGTCGAGGCGCGCACGGCGTGGCCGACCGGGATGGACGCCGTCGGGGTCCCCGTCAAGGGGCGCATCCCCGACAGCGAGCGGGCGGCGGACGGCCGCGCCGTCGCGCGGCTCACCGACCTCGGGTGGGGCGCGGCGCTGCGGCAGGCGCTGCGGACGGACGAGGACGGCCACGCCGTCGACGCACCCGTGCCGGACGACCTCTTCACCGCCGCCGTGCGGGTGCTGCGCGAGTGGGACTGGGCGGAGCGACCCGTCGCCGTCGTCCAGGTCCCGTCGCGGTCGAGGCCGCAGCTCGTCGCCTCGTTCCGGTCCCGGCTCGCCGAGGTGGGCCGGCTCGCGGACCTCGGCGAGCTCGCCCTCGTCCACGGCGGCCCGAGCGGCGGGGCCGGCGGCAACAGCGCCGTGCGGCTCGCCGGGGTGTGGGAGCGGCTCGCGGTGCCGCCGGAGCTCACCGAGCGCCTCGCCGGCCTGCGGGGGCCGGTGCTGCTCGTCGACGACCTCGTCGACTCCCGGTGGACCCTGACGGTCGCGGCGCGGGAGCTCCGGCGGGCCGGCGCGGACGCCGTGCTGCCGCTGACCCTCGGCATCGCCGGCTGATGGGGCCGAGGCGGTCCGCCGCCGTGGCGTCAGCGCCCGACGGGGCGGGCTACTGCCGGTTCGGCAGCTGCGCGGCCAGCCAGCCGACGAGCTCGGTGGGGTTGCGCGACTGCGTCCAGACCGTGCCGGGGCCCTGGAAGTCGAAGACCCAGCCCTCGCCCGACTTCATCGACTGCAGGACACCGCGGCTCACCTTCCGCATGCGCGGCTGGACCCGGTCCTCGTACGCGACGACGTGACCGGTGTCGACGGTGAAGCCGCCGCCTTCGGGCAGGTCGTGCCGGTCGAGGGCGCCGTAGCAGGCGCCGACGACCGTCCCGCGGCCGGTGGCGTGCACGACGAAGCCGCCCTCACCGCCGAACAACGAGCTGGCGCCGCCCCACCGGGTGTCGAGCTCGACCCCGGCGTCCGAGGCGAGCCACGACCCGCGCGTGAGGACGAGCCCGCTCGAGGGCTCGACGTCGAGCACGAGCGCGTCACCGGGGAGGCGGGCGGCGAGGTCGACCCAGCCCGGGTGCTCCGGGTGCGCCGTGAAGGTCGTGACGTAGAGGGACTCCCCGCCGAGCACGCTGCGCGACAGCGAGCGCATGAGCCCGCCCTGCATCTGCGCCTGCACCTCCACGCCCCACGAGTGGGCCGCCATCGACCCGGACTCGCCGCGGACCTGCTCGCCGGGGGCGAGCTCGACGCGGACGACGGCGAACGACGGCTGGTGGCGTACCGACACCCTCACGGCGTGCTCCTTCGTGGCCGGTGCCGGGCGCCCTTCGCCGCGGCCCGCGCGTCACGCTAGTCCTCGGGCGCCGCCTCGGGCACGAGCGCGAGCGTCACGGCGACGGTCCGGGTCCCCGGCTCCCGGCGCTCGTGGCGGGCGGCGTAGCGCTCGACGACGGCGGCGAGCTCCCGGGACAGCTCGGCCGTCTCGGCCGCGCTGAGGTGGAGCGTGGTCGGGAACAGGCCGCCGACGCGCCACTCGGGGTCCTCCCGGTGGGCGCGCGCCGACAGGGCCGCCAGGGACGCGGCGAGCCGCTCGAGCATCGCGCCGAGGAGCAGGTCGGTGGCGGCCCGGTTCGCGGTCTGCTCGCCCGCACCCGACCCGCCGCTGCGGACGACGACCTGCTCGCCGGCCGCGCGCCAGGGTCGCTGCCGCTCGTCGCCCGTGGCCTCCGCGCGGACGACGAGCCCGTGCCGCTCGAGCGCCCGCAGGTGGTAGCTCATGGCGCTGGGGGTGAGCCCTGCCTCGGCGGCGAGCTCCGTCGCGGTGAGCGCGACGCCCCTACGGGCGAACAGCAGCTCCGTCGCGAGGAGGCGGGCGGGGTGGGCGAGCGCGCGGATGGCCGCGGCGTCCTCGAGGACGACGTCGCCCGGTCCGGGCTGCCAGCCTCTCTCGCCGGGCTGTCCCTGCTCGCTCACGGAGCCACCGTACGACATGTCTGAAGCAGGCCCTTCACAAATGAGTCGTGAAGCACTACCTTCACATCCATGAAGCGACTCCTTCACGACTCACCGTGGGCGATCCGGGACGTACGGCTCGCCGGCTCCGCGCAGGCCGTCACCTTCCTCGCCGGCGAGGTCGTCGTCGTCGCTCTCCTCCTCCACGCCTACGCGGCGGGCTGGGGGAGCCGGGGCACCGCCCTCCTCCTCGTGACCGCGGCGCTCCCGGTCGCCGTCGGCTCCGTGCTCGCGGGCCCGCTCGTCGACCGGTTCTCGTCGCGGCTGCTCGCGACCGGTGCCGCGGCGTGGCAGGCGCTGGTGTGCGCAGCCGCGGCGGCCGCCGCCGCGTCCGGCGCCCCGGGCTGGCTCCTCGTCGCCGCCCTCCTGCTCGTGCAGGTGGGTCAGGCGGTGGCGGGGCCGACGTGGGCGGCCCTCCTGCCGGAGCTCGTCGCCCGCGAGCAGCTCGCGCGTACGGTCGGGGCCGTCCACTCCCTCGTCATGCTGCTCGGCATGGCGGGACCGCTGGCCGCGGGGGGCGCCGTCGCCGTCGGGGGCGTCCCGGCGGCGCTCGGTGCCGCGGCCGTCGGCTACTCCGCCGTCGCGGTGTTCGCAGCGCTCACGCGGGCGACCCGCGGGGGAGCGGGTGCCCCGGCCGAGCCGGTGCACGTGCTCGACGGTCTCCGCTTCGTCCGCGGCGAGCCCGTCGTGCGGACCTTCGTCGTCGGCTTCGTCGCGTTCGTGCTCGCCGTCGAGGTCGTCGGGGTGGTCCTCGTGCTGCTCGTGCGCGGCGAGCTGGGCGGCAGCGAGCTCGACTACGGGGTCGTGGGGTCCGTCATGGCGGTCGGCCTCGTCGTCGGCACGCTCCTGGCGGGCGGGCTCGGCGCGGGCCGGCGGCTGGTGCGGGCGGCCGTCGTCGGTGCGCTCGGGATGTCGCTCGCGCTCGTCGCCGGCGGTCTGGCCCCGACCGTGCTGCTGCTCGGAGCCGCCATGCTGCTGCTCGGGGTGGCGAACGGCCTCGTCAACGTGTCGGCGCAGACGACCATGGCGCTGCGGGTGCCGGCCGAGCGACGCGGTCGTGTGCTCGGCTCGGTGTCCGGGGCGTTGCGCACGGCGTCGGTCCTCGGGCTCGTCGCCGGTGGCGCACTGGGGACGGTGCTCGGACCCCGGGAGCTCGTCGTGGGTGCAGGCGTCGGTGGCCTCCTCGTCACCGCGTGGCTGTGGCGGGCGCTGTGGTGGCGCTCGGACCTCGAGCCGACGGCACCGACGGGACCGGCGACGCGCCCCGCCGGCGCGGAGGCCGAGCTCGCCGCCTGAGGCCGCCGCGCGGGCAGGGGCCGCGGCTCAGCGGGCGCGGGATCGCTCGTACACCGCGACGAAGTCCTCGACGGGGAGCGAGCCGACGACCTCGGCCACGAGGTCGAGGTCGAGGTCGTCGGCGGAGCGGAATCGCAGGCACGAGCGGCCCATGTCGAGCCGGCGGCCCGTCGCGGTCCAGCGTCGACGGAAGTCCGCCTCGCGCTCGGCGTCGCCGTACAGCCCCATGAGGTACAGGGACCCGTGGCGCTTCTGCGCCGCCAGTGCCGCGTAGCCGAGCGGGCGGCCGTTGTACGTGTCGGGGTACACGTCGAGCGGCACGACCCAGCTCACCATGCCGAAGGCCGTCGTCTCCTCGTAGCCCTCCGGCAGCGCCCCGCGGACCGTGGTGAGCACGCGCTCGAGGTCCTCGGCCCGCTCGCGAGGCAGGGCGGCGACGTACCCGTCCGCGCTGGTCGCCGACCGGGCGGCCGCGAGCCCGTCGTCGCTCGCCCCGCCCTTCGCCGTCCGGGTCCCGCGCGCCACGGGGGAACCGTAGCCCGGTGGTCCCACTGCGGGCACGGGCGCCGCCGGTCCGCCCGGTACGCCCCGGTACGACCGCTGCGGGTGTCGTCGCCGGCGGCCGTTTCACGCGCAGATCACGGCACGGGCGCAGCGTGCCCGCTGAGGACCCGCGCCCACCGTCGGGGGGCGCGGGTCCGCACGGACGACCGCCACCTGCCAGGAGCCCGCCATGGCCGCAGCCCCGCACGCCGCCCCCGCACCGCGACGCGACACGGCCCCCGTCGCGGCCGCCGTCGTCCTGCTCGCAGCGGCAGGGGCCGCCCTGTCGCTGCTCGTCGGGACCGCGCTCCCGCCGGTGGCCGCGCTGCTCGTGGCCACGGCTGCCGCGCTGGGAGCGGTGGCGGCGGCACGGACGGCGAGCGGGCGCGTGCCGGGCGCCACGGGGTCGTGGGTGGCGGGACTCGCCGGTGCGATCGGCGCAGGGGCCGCCGGTGCCTGGGCGGCCGTGAGCGCCGCCTGGAGCACGGGCGTCCCGGTCACGGCCGCGGTCCTCGTCGTCCCCGTGCACGCCGCGCTCGCGCTGCTCGTCCTCGCCTGGGTGGTCGGACGGGGCTGGCGCGTGCCGCTCGACCCGGCCGCCGCCGGGCGCGCCGTCGTGGCGGCCAGGCGGCCGCTCGTCGCCGGGGTGACGTCGCTCCCGCTCGTCCTCACCCTGCTCGCAGGTCCCGCCGTCGCGCCGGCGACCGCCGCAGCGGTCGAGGACCCGGCGGTGGCGCCGTGCGTCGCGGGGGAGCAGGTCCGCAACTACGCCGTCTCGGCGATCACCGTCGACGTGCCGTTCAACCGCTGGGGGAAGACGCTGCGGAGCGCCCGCATCTTCGCGATGGACCAGGACCTCGCGGCGGTCCGAAACTGGCACCGGCCCCTGGCCGCGAGCGCCGCGGACGACCCCGCGGCGAACCGGCGGCTGCGCCCGCGTCCGCTCGTCCTCCGCGCCAACGAGGGCGAGTGCATCCGCGTCACCCTCACCAACCGGCTGTCGTCGGAGGCCGCGCACGGGCTGCCCGGGGACCCCCGGGTCGGCATCCAGGCCGCCGGCGTCGTGATGAACGTCCGCCGCTCCGGCGGCGCCCGCGTCGGCTACAACGCCGACCCGACCGTCGGCATCGGCGAGTCGATCTCGTACTTCTGGCGGGTGCCCGACCAGGAGGGCCTCTACATGTTCGAGGACCTCGCGACGCCGGCGGGTGGCGAGCACGACGCGGGCTCCCGCGGCGTCGGTCTCTACGGCGGCCTCGCGGTGCAGCCGGCGGGGTCCACGTGGACCGACCCGCGCAGCGGCAAGGTGCTGTCCGGCACGCCCGGGGCCCTCAACAGCACGTACGCGGCCGTCCGGAACCAGTCGGGCGAGCTCTACATCGAGGCCGACATCCACCCGCCGGGCGGCGACTCCTTCCGCGAGAGCATCCAGCTCGCCCAGGACGAGATCCCCGACATCGGGATGGGGTTCAACTACGGCTCGGAGCCCCTGGAGGACCGCGAGACCGCACTCTGCCCCGACTGCGTGGGGGAGGAGACGTGGCTGTCGTCGTGGCCGTACGGGGACCCCGCGCTCGTCAAGCTCGCGAGCGGCAGGGGACCGTGGCTGCCGAACGGCGAGGGCGACCGGAAGGACAAGGAGGACTGCGGCCTGCCCGAGTCGTGCTACGTCTCCAACGTCTTCCACACGTACACCGGTGACGCGACGAAGATCCGCTTCGGTCTGGCAGGGGTGAAGGAGACCCACGTCTTCCACCTGCACGCCCACCAGTGGCTCGCCGACGCACGCGAGGACGTCGCGCAGGGCGACGGCCCGGGATACAAGCCCGGCTCGTCGACGATCGACTCGCAGAGCTACGGGCCGGGCGAGGCGTACTCCGCCGAGCTCCTCTACGGCGCCGGCTCCCAGAACGGCACCTTCGGCGACTCGATCTTCCACTGCCACCTGTACCCGCACTTCGCCGAGGGCTTCTGGGCGATCATGCGCGTCCACGACGTCCGCCTCGACGGCCGTTCCGCCACCCCGGACGGGGTCAACGTGCGCCCGCTCCAGCCGCTGCCCGACGCCCCGGCGCCGCCGCAGCCCACCGCCGACAACCCCGGCTTCCCCGGCATGATCCCCGGGACCTACGGCTACCGGGCGCCCCAGCCGCCGGGCAGCGTCACCGTCGGCGGCGTCGACGGCACCCCCGAGCGGCCTGCGCCGCGCGTGGTCGGCGGCCGTCCCATCGCCGAGGGCAAGCTCGCGCTCGAGGAGGGCGTCGTCGCGCGGCACAACCCCGGCGGCGAGGCCCCGCGCGGTGCCCCGTTCGCCGACCCCTGCCCGAGCGGGTCCCGCGAGGTCGACTACGCCGTCACGGTGCTCCAGCGCGACCTCGTGTACAACACCGCGGGGCACCACGACCCGCAGGCCCGCGTCATGGTGCTGACGAAGGACGTCGAGGCCGTGCTCGCCGGCACGAAGAAGGTCGAGCCGCTCTTCATCCGCGCGAACGCCGGCGACTGCATCAACTTCTCCCTCACGAACATGACGCACAACTGGGCCGGCAACGACGTGTTCCAGAAGCTCGTCCAGACCAACATGGCAGGCGGGCACGTCCACCTCACGAAGTTCGACGTCACCGCCTCCGACGGCGGCTCCAACGGGTGGAACTACCAGCAGGCCGCCTTCACGAAGGAGCAGGCCGACTTCGTCGAGAAGCAGGCCGCAGGCGAGGTCCGGTGCACCCCGAGCGACACGTTCTACGGCGGTGAGAGCACCGGCTGCCGCATCCCCTACGACTGGTCGTGGCAGCCCCCGGCGGACTCCTCCGGGCTGTGGGGCCAGACGATCCACGAGCGCTGGTACGCCGACTACGAGCTGCGGACCGCGTTCACCCACGACCACCACTTCCCGGCGGTCACGCAGAACCACGGCCACTACGGCGCCCTCGTCGTCGAGCCTGCCGGTTTCGACGTCCGCGACCCCGAGACCGGGGAGTTCCGCCAGCCGGTCAACGACCCCGCCCACGGCACCGTCTGCGGCGCCCGCTGCGACGGCGACGCCGACGGCGAGGCCGCCGACCTCGTCGGCCCCGGAGCCAACGACGACTACCGCGAGTTCGGGCTCGCCGTCGCCGACTTCGTGTCGCTGGTGAAGAAGGGCGGGAACCCCCGCAACCCCGACGACGCGATCAACCCGCCGGGCGCCCCCGAGTCCTTCCCCAGCAACGACCCCGGCACCTTCAGCGTCAACTACCGCAACGAGCCGCTCCACGAGCGCCGCACCCGCAACGGCCAGCCCGTCGACCCCGCTCACCGGTTCTCCTCGTGGGTGTTCGGCGACCCCTACACGCCGCTGCTGCAGGCCTACTCGCGCGACAACGTGAAGTTCCGTCTCATCCAGGGCTCGCACGAGGAGCAGCACATGTTCCAGGTGCACCGCCTGCGCTGGCTCGAGGAGCCCGACGACCCTGACTCCCCGCTCGTCAACGCCCAGACCATCGGCATCTCCGAGGCGTTCAACGTCGAGATGCCGGGCTACGACTGCCGCGCCACGGACACCCCGTGCCGCGGGGACCACCTCTACGGCGCCACGACCCCCGAGGGGCTGTGGAACGGCATGTGGGGCGTCCTCCGCGTCCACGGCCAGAGGACCGCCGGCCTGCTCCCGCTGCCGGACAACACCCCCCGCGAGGCGACCGTGCCCGAACCCGTCCCCGCCTCGCGGCAGGCGCCGCCGCCGGCGCAGCAGACCGGGACGAGCTGCCCCGACGGTGCCCCCGTGAAGCGCTACGACGTCGTCGCCATGGCGAACGACCTCGTCTACAACGAGCACGGCGACCACGACCCCAAGGGCGCGCTCTTCGTCCTCGCCGAGGACGAGGCCGCCGTGCGGGCCGGGACGAAGGCGCCCGAGCCGCTCGTCCTGCGCGCCAACGAGGGCGACTGCGTCCGCGTGACCCTCCACAACGCCCTGCCCGCGAACTACGGGGACCTCGTCAACGGCACCGACGGCGACATCCGGTACACGCTCGAGCCGCCGACCGGCACGCGCATGGGTACCCGGGTCTCGCTGCACCCGCAGATGCTGCGGCACGACGTGCGCCTGTCCGACGGCTCGGCCGTCGGGTTCAACCCCGACTCGACGGTCGGCATCAACGGCACGATCTCGTACGAGTGGTACGCCGACCGCGAGGTCGGCGCCACCAACCTCGTCGACTACGGCGACGTCCGGGGGCACCGCCACCACGGCCTGTTCGCGGGTCTCGTGGTCGAGCCGCGGAACGCCACGTACCACGACCCCGTGACGGGCGCCGAGGTCCGCAGCGGCGTGAGCGCGGACGTCCGCGTCCCCGGCCTCCGCGACTTCCGCGAGAACGTCCTCTTCTACGAGGACGGGCTCGACCTGCGCGACGCCACGGGCGCCGCGGTCGTCGACACCGTCCACCCGGGCGCGGCCGACGAGGTGCCGACCGGGCGGGAGGACCACGGCGATAAGGGCGTGAACTACACCAACGCCCCGCTGCACCGCCGTCTCGGCGCCCCCGCCGGCGCGCAGGCGGACGTCACGAGCGCCGCGTGGTCGACCGTGTTCAGCTCGGCCGTCCACGGCGACCCCCGGACCCCCGTGCTGCGCGCGTACGCCGGCGACGACCAGCGGGTCCGCCTGCTCAACGGCTCCGCCAAGGCGCCGCCCGCGTACTTCGGCAGCTTCCAGCTCGACGGCGCCTCCTGGCGGGCCGAGCCGTACGACCCGCAGAGCGAGCGCGTCGGCCTCTACGGCAACCTCGGCTCCGGCGGGGCGAAGAACGTCCACGTCGGGCTCGCGACGCCGGGTGACCACCTGTGGGCGAGCAAGACGTCGCTGCAGCTGCCGAGCGGCGTCTGGGGCATGGCCCGGGTCTACCCGCAGCCGACCGCGGGCGCGGGCTTCACCCCCACCCCGCTGCGGCGCGTCGACAACCCCTACGGGCTCGACAACGTCCCCATCCTGCCGCTGGAGCGGGCCTCCGTGACCGTCGCGGTGTTCGACGACGCGGACGCCGACGGCGCCCGCGACGAGGGTGAGGCGGTGCGCGTCGGTGTCCCCGTCGAGCTGCGCGCCACCGACGGCACGGTCGTCTCGACCGTCCCCACGACCGCCGCGGGGACCGCGACGTTCTCCCCGACGCCCGGCGTCTACGACGTCGCGGTGAGCGCCCCGCAGGGGACCAGCGTCGTCGGGGCCCCGACGCGTCGCGTGGACGTGCGCGGGGACGTGGCACCCGCACGCCTCGCCGTGGGGGTCACCTCGCGCGTCGTCCTCACCGCCCGCGTCTTCGACGACCGCGACGGCGACGGCGTGCGCGACGAGGGCGAGCCCGGTCTCGCCGGGCGGACCGTCCAGCTCGACGGCCCGGTCCCGGTGGCCGACGGCACGACCGGCGCGGACGGCACCGCCACGGCCGCCGTCGTCGCCGGCACGTGGAAGGCGTACATCGCCCCCCGCACGGGATGGACCGCGACGACGCCGCTGCCCGCCGTCGTCACGGTCTCGGGGACGGCGCCGGTGTCGGTCGACCTCGGTGTCCGGCGCGACCCGGGCGTCGTCGTCCGCGTCGTCGACGACGTCGACGGCAGCGGGACCGCCGGCCCGGCGGAGGCCGGCGTGCCCGGTGTCCTCGTCGACGCCACGCTCGCCGACGGCAGCGCGCTGTCCCGGCGCACGGGGGTCGACGGCGCGGTCGTCGACACCCGCGCCCAGGCCGCCACGCTGCGGGTCCTCGGGCCCGACATGCGGACGTGGCCGTGCGTGAGCGCGGTGGTCACGCTCGTCGAGGGCTCGACCACCGTCGTCACGTGCGACGCGGCCGGAGCGTTCGCCGTCCCGGCCGACGCCGTCGAGGTCTCCGTGCTCGGCGCCTTCGACGACGGCGTCGTGTCGGTCCAGCTCTTCCAGGACGCCGACTCCGACGGTCGCCGCGGTCCCACCGAACCCGCGCTCGCGGACTGGCCCGTGGTCCTGCAGGACCCGGTCACCCACACGGAGGTCGCGCGTGGCACCACGGGCGCCGACGGCCTCACGGGCTTCCTCGTGCCTCCGGGCGACTACGAGGTGGTCCCGCTGCCACCCGTCTCCGACGTCGCGTGGACCAACACCGTCGGCGACTACGCGATCACCGTGGAGCGCGCGCAGCGGGCCCAGGCCAGCGGCGGGTGGGTGCAGCGGGCGTCGGTGTCCGCGTCGGTCTTCCACGACCTCGACGGCAACGGCCGGCGCGACGACTACGACCCGCCGCTCGCCGAGCGCACCGTCCGGCTCCTCGACTCCGCCGGCCGGCTGCGGTCGACCGCGGTCACCGACAGCACCGGCAGCGCGGTCTTCCCCGTCACCGCGGGCGCCTCGTACTCGGTGGAGACGACGGTGCCGAGCGGGTGGCGCGCCACCGGGCCGCTGAGCGGCACGACGGTGCAGTCCCGCGTGCCGTTGACCGCCCCGGCGGACGGCTCGCAGGCGGTGGTGGCGTTCGGGCAGTACAACACCGTCGACCGGACGCCGCCGGCGCGCCCGGTCCTCACCCCGGCGGGCGGGGTCCTCGACCGCCCGACCCTCGTCGGCTTCTCCGCCGAGACCGGGGCGACGATCCGGTACACGCTCGACGGTTCGACGCCGACCGCGACCCGCGGCATGGTCGTGAGCGGCGACGTCCGCATCGCCACCGACCGGGTGGTCCAGGCCGTCGCGGTCGACGCCGCGGGCAACGTGTCGGCCGTGGCATCGGCGACGTTCGACCTGCCGTGGACCGGTGCCGTGACCAGGGTGGGCGCCGGGGCGTGGCAGGCGACGACGGGCACGGTGCGCGGGACCGTCGCCGACGCCGCGGTCGACGACAACCGGTACCTGTCGGTGTCCGCCGGCCTCGTCGCGTCGCGGCGAACCGCCGACGTGACCGCTCGCGTCGTGCTGCCGGAGGCGGCCCGCACCCCTGCGGCCCTCGACGTGTCGATGTCGGCGCGGACGACCCTGCGCAACGTGCGGGTGCGGCTGCAGTACTGGGACAACGAGGGCGGCCTGTGGCGGAACCTGCTGACGCCCTACACCTCGGGACTCGACGAGCAGCGTGTCGACCTCGACCTGCCCGGCGCGGGTCGCGCGGTCGCCGCCGACGGCACGGTCCTCGTCCGCGTCGTCGCCGACACCGCGCAGCCGTTCGACCTGCAGGTCGACCAGCTGACCGTCACCGCGGTGAACCGGCGGTGAGCCGGGCCCCCAGCGGGCCCGCGGGTCCGCCGTGGCGCCGGGTCGGGCTCGTCCTGGTCGTCGCCGCTGCGGTCCTCGTCGTCGTCGGCGGGGCGGTGTGGAGCCTCGCCCGCACGGCGGCCACGGTTCCCGTCGGGGCGGACGAGCTCGCCGTTCCCGGGGGGCTCGTCCGCGTCGACCGGGTCCTCACCGCCGAGCAGGCGATGGCCGGCATGGCGATGCCGGGCATGGGCACGGACGCCGACCCGGTTCCCGAGGGCGAGAAGCGGGTGTCGGTCGACGTCACCGTCCTCGGTGCCCGTGGCGACGGGGTGGCGGTCGACCCGGACGCCTTCACGCTCGAGGCGCCGGGCGCGGGCGCCCGTCCGCCGCACCGCTCGGTGCTGCCCACCACGACCGTGCCGGCGGGGAGCAGGCTGTCGGGGACCCTCGTGTTCGACGTGCCCGCGGACGCCACGACCGGCGTGCTCGGCGTGGCGGGGGGCGGCGCGCTCGACGTGCCCCTCCCGGCGGAGGACGCGCACGACCCCTCGCACGACCCGTCGCACGGACCGTCGCACGCGCCGGCGCCCTCGCCGTGACGGGCGGCCGGTGCCTCAGCGAGCCTCCTCGCCCGCGACGGCGTCGGCCGCCCGCTCGACGTCCTCGGTGCGGCGCCGCTCGTCGGGGTAGACCTGCGAGCGCCGCAGGAGGAGCACGGCCAGCGCGAGCAGGAAGG is from Aquipuribacter nitratireducens and encodes:
- a CDS encoding SdrD B-like domain-containing protein, which encodes MAAAPHAAPAPRRDTAPVAAAVVLLAAAGAALSLLVGTALPPVAALLVATAAALGAVAAARTASGRVPGATGSWVAGLAGAIGAGAAGAWAAVSAAWSTGVPVTAAVLVVPVHAALALLVLAWVVGRGWRVPLDPAAAGRAVVAARRPLVAGVTSLPLVLTLLAGPAVAPATAAAVEDPAVAPCVAGEQVRNYAVSAITVDVPFNRWGKTLRSARIFAMDQDLAAVRNWHRPLAASAADDPAANRRLRPRPLVLRANEGECIRVTLTNRLSSEAAHGLPGDPRVGIQAAGVVMNVRRSGGARVGYNADPTVGIGESISYFWRVPDQEGLYMFEDLATPAGGEHDAGSRGVGLYGGLAVQPAGSTWTDPRSGKVLSGTPGALNSTYAAVRNQSGELYIEADIHPPGGDSFRESIQLAQDEIPDIGMGFNYGSEPLEDRETALCPDCVGEETWLSSWPYGDPALVKLASGRGPWLPNGEGDRKDKEDCGLPESCYVSNVFHTYTGDATKIRFGLAGVKETHVFHLHAHQWLADAREDVAQGDGPGYKPGSSTIDSQSYGPGEAYSAELLYGAGSQNGTFGDSIFHCHLYPHFAEGFWAIMRVHDVRLDGRSATPDGVNVRPLQPLPDAPAPPQPTADNPGFPGMIPGTYGYRAPQPPGSVTVGGVDGTPERPAPRVVGGRPIAEGKLALEEGVVARHNPGGEAPRGAPFADPCPSGSREVDYAVTVLQRDLVYNTAGHHDPQARVMVLTKDVEAVLAGTKKVEPLFIRANAGDCINFSLTNMTHNWAGNDVFQKLVQTNMAGGHVHLTKFDVTASDGGSNGWNYQQAAFTKEQADFVEKQAAGEVRCTPSDTFYGGESTGCRIPYDWSWQPPADSSGLWGQTIHERWYADYELRTAFTHDHHFPAVTQNHGHYGALVVEPAGFDVRDPETGEFRQPVNDPAHGTVCGARCDGDADGEAADLVGPGANDDYREFGLAVADFVSLVKKGGNPRNPDDAINPPGAPESFPSNDPGTFSVNYRNEPLHERRTRNGQPVDPAHRFSSWVFGDPYTPLLQAYSRDNVKFRLIQGSHEEQHMFQVHRLRWLEEPDDPDSPLVNAQTIGISEAFNVEMPGYDCRATDTPCRGDHLYGATTPEGLWNGMWGVLRVHGQRTAGLLPLPDNTPREATVPEPVPASRQAPPPAQQTGTSCPDGAPVKRYDVVAMANDLVYNEHGDHDPKGALFVLAEDEAAVRAGTKAPEPLVLRANEGDCVRVTLHNALPANYGDLVNGTDGDIRYTLEPPTGTRMGTRVSLHPQMLRHDVRLSDGSAVGFNPDSTVGINGTISYEWYADREVGATNLVDYGDVRGHRHHGLFAGLVVEPRNATYHDPVTGAEVRSGVSADVRVPGLRDFRENVLFYEDGLDLRDATGAAVVDTVHPGAADEVPTGREDHGDKGVNYTNAPLHRRLGAPAGAQADVTSAAWSTVFSSAVHGDPRTPVLRAYAGDDQRVRLLNGSAKAPPAYFGSFQLDGASWRAEPYDPQSERVGLYGNLGSGGAKNVHVGLATPGDHLWASKTSLQLPSGVWGMARVYPQPTAGAGFTPTPLRRVDNPYGLDNVPILPLERASVTVAVFDDADADGARDEGEAVRVGVPVELRATDGTVVSTVPTTAAGTATFSPTPGVYDVAVSAPQGTSVVGAPTRRVDVRGDVAPARLAVGVTSRVVLTARVFDDRDGDGVRDEGEPGLAGRTVQLDGPVPVADGTTGADGTATAAVVAGTWKAYIAPRTGWTATTPLPAVVTVSGTAPVSVDLGVRRDPGVVVRVVDDVDGSGTAGPAEAGVPGVLVDATLADGSALSRRTGVDGAVVDTRAQAATLRVLGPDMRTWPCVSAVVTLVEGSTTVVTCDAAGAFAVPADAVEVSVLGAFDDGVVSVQLFQDADSDGRRGPTEPALADWPVVLQDPVTHTEVARGTTGADGLTGFLVPPGDYEVVPLPPVSDVAWTNTVGDYAITVERAQRAQASGGWVQRASVSASVFHDLDGNGRRDDYDPPLAERTVRLLDSAGRLRSTAVTDSTGSAVFPVTAGASYSVETTVPSGWRATGPLSGTTVQSRVPLTAPADGSQAVVAFGQYNTVDRTPPARPVLTPAGGVLDRPTLVGFSAETGATIRYTLDGSTPTATRGMVVSGDVRIATDRVVQAVAVDAAGNVSAVASATFDLPWTGAVTRVGAGAWQATTGTVRGTVADAAVDDNRYLSVSAGLVASRRTADVTARVVLPEAARTPAALDVSMSARTTLRNVRVRLQYWDNEGGLWRNLLTPYTSGLDEQRVDLDLPGAGRAVAADGTVLVRVVADTAQPFDLQVDQLTVTAVNRR